From the genome of Streptomyces sp. NBC_00659, one region includes:
- a CDS encoding PP2C family protein-serine/threonine phosphatase — translation MLDIPSRVRVHVETPLAAQNDMGVCDAIEQNAPVGKPDVMNAPHLPKVAGIDSTVPSPAHTVAPTPAPTDASSAAPPAGPGAALQDRLAGWVSDLTTLHELTERVARTATLDDALQELLRAGAALVGARRGLVVMEPGDGLGPDTTIGLGLARADLGHIETVPRSSMSYGKILDGLPGGEGEITQPDLLSEDGLDPRHREVAARLGYAASYALPLSTEAAGRLGAAVWLYDEPAEPVERQRHLIGLYTRHATEHLARLLELERARTCVTTMSEELLPPRLPRISGVQLAARHRTGPRGGGDWYDALPLPDAALGLAVGSVTGSGPSAVAAMGRLRASLRAYAVMEGEDPVAVLSDLELLLRLTEPARSATALFAYCEPALRKLTLAGAGHSPPLVIGPRRTEFVETSLSAPLGMLACWEAPSVELTAEPGETVLIYTDGLLHRTGDPMDRAFARLHAAAASVPRTLRDDPGAVADHVLRGVLPDGLDEADSDEDVVLLAARFE, via the coding sequence ATGCTGGACATCCCCTCACGAGTACGTGTACATGTGGAGACACCGCTAGCGGCGCAGAACGACATGGGGGTTTGCGATGCTATTGAGCAAAACGCACCGGTCGGAAAGCCGGACGTCATGAACGCCCCTCACCTTCCGAAAGTGGCCGGAATCGATTCAACGGTTCCTTCGCCCGCACACACTGTCGCGCCGACGCCCGCTCCCACGGACGCCTCGTCGGCCGCCCCGCCGGCCGGCCCCGGAGCCGCGCTCCAGGACCGTCTCGCGGGCTGGGTCTCGGACCTCACCACGCTCCACGAACTCACCGAGCGTGTCGCCCGCACCGCGACCCTGGACGACGCGCTCCAGGAACTGCTGCGCGCAGGAGCCGCCCTCGTGGGCGCCCGGCGCGGTCTCGTCGTCATGGAACCCGGCGACGGGCTGGGCCCCGACACCACGATCGGCCTCGGCCTCGCCCGGGCCGACCTCGGCCACATCGAGACGGTGCCGCGCAGCTCCATGTCGTACGGGAAGATCCTGGACGGACTGCCGGGCGGCGAGGGCGAGATCACCCAGCCGGACCTCCTCTCGGAGGACGGGCTCGACCCGCGTCACCGCGAGGTCGCCGCCCGTCTCGGCTACGCCGCCAGTTACGCGCTGCCGCTGTCCACCGAGGCCGCCGGCCGGCTCGGGGCCGCCGTGTGGCTCTACGACGAACCCGCCGAGCCGGTGGAACGCCAGCGCCACCTCATCGGCCTCTACACCCGCCATGCCACCGAGCACCTGGCACGGCTGCTGGAGCTCGAACGCGCGCGGACGTGCGTGACGACGATGTCCGAGGAGCTGCTTCCCCCACGGCTGCCCCGGATCTCCGGCGTCCAGCTCGCCGCCCGGCACCGCACCGGCCCGCGCGGCGGCGGCGACTGGTACGACGCGCTGCCGCTGCCCGACGCCGCGCTCGGCCTCGCGGTCGGCTCCGTCACCGGCTCGGGACCCAGCGCGGTCGCCGCCATGGGCCGGCTGCGGGCTTCCCTGCGGGCCTACGCCGTCATGGAGGGCGAGGACCCGGTCGCCGTGCTCTCCGACCTCGAACTGCTGCTGCGGCTGACCGAACCCGCGCGCTCCGCCACCGCCCTGTTCGCGTACTGCGAGCCCGCCCTGCGCAAGCTCACGCTCGCCGGTGCCGGACACAGCCCGCCCCTGGTGATCGGCCCGCGGCGCACCGAGTTCGTGGAGACCTCCCTGTCCGCGCCCCTGGGCATGCTCGCCTGCTGGGAGGCGCCGAGCGTCGAACTGACCGCCGAGCCCGGCGAGACCGTCCTGATCTACACCGACGGCCTGCTGCACCGCACCGGCGATCCGATGGACCGCGCCTTCGCCCGGCTGCACGCGGCGGCGGCGAGCGTCCCGAGGACGCTGCGCGACGACCCGGGCGCGGTCGCCGACCACGTGCTGCGCGGTGTGCTTCCGGACGGTCTCGACGAAGCGGACAGCGACGAGGACGTCGTCCTCCTGGCGGCCCGCTTCGAGTGA